From Streptomyces sp. NBC_00690, a single genomic window includes:
- a CDS encoding glycosyltransferase, protein MRETANQFCNAGWDVTVVTIAQESWERDSGVDLTLLDQVDPRVRIVELPLSREDLETDIRLYDEERALHPNRWVTRLRARQQKTFPEPNFGDWRAALEQAVVDIHTERPADLLVASCVPYVNLAAAWRLWEDAQVPYAVDFRDGWSIDVITGLEAFIKDSEMGRWEQKVLDKAVSLWVVNDPIADHYRARYPEFASRVEVVRNGYDADSSPGRAHNADPAAGLVFGYLGTVNFTPAHLETVLNAWRAAREREPLLANARFEVRGHIGNGAGREANKHSEMLKQAEADGVHFGGPAAKAEVSSIYARWDAMVLILIGGRYVTSGKVYEYMATGLPIVSAHVVEHDASNVLDGHPLWTGAVGIDEEKLAESFVKAAHMAVGTSEEAHNEAMAHAGRFTREKLMSVAVDDLVGRLAEHRNGRPVAVTVTRPTATGPEDNLSSKSIVAGGPSS, encoded by the coding sequence AGGTGGACCCCCGGGTGAGGATCGTCGAACTGCCGCTGTCCCGTGAGGACCTGGAGACGGACATCCGCCTCTACGACGAGGAGCGCGCCCTCCACCCCAACCGGTGGGTGACCCGGCTGCGCGCCCGGCAGCAGAAGACCTTCCCCGAGCCGAACTTCGGCGACTGGCGTGCGGCGCTGGAGCAGGCCGTGGTCGACATCCACACCGAGCGTCCGGCCGATCTGCTCGTCGCCAGTTGTGTGCCCTACGTCAACCTCGCCGCCGCATGGCGGCTGTGGGAGGACGCCCAGGTGCCGTACGCGGTGGACTTCCGTGACGGCTGGTCCATCGATGTGATCACCGGCCTGGAAGCCTTCATCAAGGACTCCGAGATGGGCCGCTGGGAGCAGAAGGTCCTCGACAAGGCGGTCTCCCTGTGGGTCGTGAACGACCCGATCGCCGATCACTACCGGGCCAGATACCCCGAGTTCGCCTCCCGGGTGGAGGTCGTTCGCAACGGCTACGACGCGGACAGTTCGCCCGGCCGTGCCCATAACGCGGATCCCGCGGCCGGTCTCGTCTTCGGCTACCTGGGCACGGTGAACTTCACCCCCGCCCATCTGGAGACCGTCCTCAACGCCTGGCGCGCGGCGCGCGAGCGCGAGCCGCTGCTCGCCAACGCACGCTTCGAGGTCCGCGGCCACATCGGCAACGGAGCGGGCCGTGAGGCCAACAAGCACTCCGAGATGCTGAAGCAGGCCGAGGCCGACGGCGTCCACTTCGGCGGGCCCGCAGCCAAGGCCGAGGTCTCCTCCATCTACGCCCGCTGGGACGCGATGGTGCTCATCCTCATCGGCGGTCGCTATGTGACCTCCGGCAAGGTGTACGAGTACATGGCCACCGGGTTGCCCATCGTCTCGGCCCACGTCGTCGAACACGACGCGTCGAACGTCCTCGACGGACACCCGTTGTGGACCGGCGCGGTCGGCATCGACGAGGAAAAACTCGCGGAGTCCTTCGTGAAGGCCGCGCACATGGCGGTCGGCACGAGCGAGGAAGCCCACAACGAGGCCATGGCGCACGCCGGCCGCTTCACCCGCGAGAAGCTGATGTCGGTGGCCGTCGACGACCTCGTCGGCAGGCTCGCCGAGCATCGGAACGGCCGTCCGGTGGCCGTCACTGTCACCAGGCCCACGGCGACGGGTCCCGAGGACAATCTCTCATCGAAGTCGATCGTCGCCGGAGGACCCAGCTCGTGA
- a CDS encoding glycosyltransferase family 1 protein: MTDVLFIATAQPQLGVLAGAVQKFRALGASVRMACHFDTRNCLEELDRLELDDYQQLPYGIGNLGPLAKRRMKKVPHGRRLWLQSRRNPWMRQQGLGAQHLVALDANAVYVVWRLAQYNTTASASFGIAPALRSIEGRTDASAPTKRRALPPPALLASDVRRQAKALPHNILRTATARPVMRSAVGARLWRTALNAPGVPPTMRAALSRQVAEGMRWAGRPGGATLALTTAAGRIDDRKIRTGLLDEAVWAELKKGIAPRTLDRTVRELLAQADEQYQAGDPAAAASTMDRALVLGFHRVVHIDQLSSQLATEPETYAAPVYASTAMQKIIEPRGRKVPAAQAPLDRPLRLLITTSANDNFLKLILKRYENHPDVELRYLDLAASPAMKRISWAGRRMLENRLGGDAFYAEQVEQIMRPHLDWADTVFLDWCVAPAVMLTTIDPGDTRIVVRLHSYEAFTRWPHMVDFSRIDDLVYVADHVQDLTKSLVPQLRGEHAPRMHMLHNAMDLSGFDLPKPAEARFNIGLIGISQVAKDPLWAVEVLERLREHDERYRLLMVGGDMDPKTSRATKDYLRSFQARIEPLEESGAVLRLGPTDDVPGKLVEIGTILSSSVREGCHVGLMEGAASSAVPVVRDWPFFAGRPHGARTLYPEGWVVDSPEQAAQRILEVTATEESWRTAGKLASEHALAVWDWPRVSRDFDELLLDSD, encoded by the coding sequence GTGACCGATGTGCTTTTCATCGCCACTGCCCAGCCACAGCTCGGCGTGCTGGCGGGCGCGGTGCAGAAGTTCCGTGCACTCGGGGCAAGCGTCCGGATGGCCTGCCACTTCGACACCAGGAACTGCCTGGAGGAGCTGGACCGGCTGGAGCTGGACGACTACCAGCAACTGCCCTACGGCATCGGGAACCTGGGGCCCTTGGCCAAGCGCAGGATGAAGAAGGTCCCGCACGGGCGCCGTCTGTGGCTCCAGAGCCGCCGCAATCCGTGGATGCGTCAGCAGGGCCTGGGCGCCCAGCACCTCGTAGCGCTCGACGCCAACGCGGTCTACGTCGTGTGGCGGTTGGCCCAGTACAACACCACCGCCAGCGCCTCCTTCGGCATCGCACCCGCTCTGCGGTCCATCGAGGGCCGGACCGACGCGTCGGCCCCGACCAAGCGCAGGGCCCTGCCACCGCCGGCACTGCTCGCGAGCGATGTGCGCCGCCAGGCCAAGGCCCTACCGCACAACATCCTGCGGACGGCCACCGCGCGTCCGGTGATGCGCAGCGCCGTCGGCGCACGGCTGTGGCGTACCGCCCTGAACGCGCCGGGTGTTCCGCCCACGATGCGAGCCGCGCTGTCGCGTCAGGTCGCCGAGGGCATGCGCTGGGCGGGACGGCCGGGCGGTGCCACGCTGGCGCTGACGACCGCCGCGGGCCGGATCGACGACCGGAAGATCCGTACGGGTCTGCTGGACGAAGCCGTGTGGGCCGAGCTGAAGAAGGGCATCGCACCTCGCACGCTGGACAGAACCGTCCGGGAGTTGCTGGCGCAGGCCGACGAGCAGTACCAGGCCGGTGACCCGGCCGCCGCCGCGAGCACGATGGACCGGGCGCTTGTGCTCGGGTTCCACCGGGTCGTCCACATCGACCAGCTCAGTTCACAACTGGCCACCGAGCCCGAGACCTACGCCGCGCCGGTGTACGCGTCCACGGCCATGCAGAAGATCATCGAGCCGCGCGGCCGGAAGGTCCCCGCGGCCCAGGCTCCCCTCGACCGGCCGCTTCGGCTGCTCATCACCACCAGCGCCAACGACAACTTCCTCAAGCTGATCCTGAAGCGCTACGAGAACCACCCGGACGTGGAGCTGCGCTACCTCGATCTGGCCGCCTCGCCGGCCATGAAGCGGATCTCCTGGGCCGGGCGCAGGATGCTGGAGAACCGCCTCGGCGGCGACGCGTTCTACGCGGAGCAGGTCGAGCAGATCATGCGTCCCCACCTCGACTGGGCCGACACCGTCTTCCTCGACTGGTGTGTGGCACCGGCCGTGATGCTCACGACGATCGATCCGGGCGACACACGGATCGTCGTACGGCTGCACAGCTACGAGGCGTTCACCCGCTGGCCGCACATGGTCGACTTCTCACGCATCGACGACCTGGTCTATGTCGCCGACCATGTGCAGGACCTGACGAAGTCGCTCGTCCCGCAGCTGCGGGGGGAGCACGCGCCGCGCATGCACATGCTCCACAACGCCATGGACCTCAGCGGTTTTGACCTCCCCAAGCCCGCCGAGGCCCGCTTCAACATCGGACTGATCGGTATCTCGCAGGTCGCGAAGGACCCGCTGTGGGCGGTCGAGGTCCTCGAACGTCTGCGTGAGCACGACGAGCGCTACCGACTGCTGATGGTCGGCGGCGATATGGACCCCAAGACCAGCCGAGCCACCAAGGACTACCTGCGGAGCTTCCAGGCGCGGATCGAGCCCCTGGAGGAGTCCGGTGCCGTGCTGCGGCTCGGTCCGACGGACGATGTGCCCGGCAAGCTGGTCGAGATCGGCACCATCCTGAGTTCGTCGGTGCGGGAGGGCTGCCATGTCGGTCTGATGGAGGGTGCCGCAAGTTCCGCGGTGCCGGTCGTACGCGACTGGCCGTTCTTCGCCGGACGTCCGCACGGGGCGCGGACGCTGTACCCCGAGGGCTGGGTCGTCGACTCGCCCGAGCAGGCAGCGCAGCGGATCCTTGAGGTGACGGCGACCGAAGAGAGTTGGCGCACCGCGGGCAAGCTGGCCTCCGAGCACGCACTGGCCGTGTGGGACTGGCCCAGGGTGAGCCGCGACTTCGATGAGTTGCTGCTCGACTCGGACTGA
- the galE gene encoding UDP-glucose 4-epimerase GalE, with amino-acid sequence MTWLITGGAGYIGSHVVKAMVEGGEGVVVLDDLSTGRKERLPDSVSLEIGTVLDRALLDRVLREYSVTGIVHLAGKKQVAESVAKPLHYYRENVEGLRVLLAAAVDAEVGRFLFSSSASVYGMPDVDLVTEETPCNPMSPYGETKLAGEWLVSSTGTAHGMATASLRYFNVAGAASPELGDDGVFNLVPMVFERLTAGEAPRIFGSDYPTADGSCVRDYIHVEDIASAHVAAARRLTADPSASLTLNIGRGEGVSVAEMAALIQEVTDRRDPAPVVVARRPGDPARVVASADRIRTELGWAARHDVRAMVTSAWAGWLLRHPEARV; translated from the coding sequence ATGACGTGGTTGATCACCGGCGGCGCCGGCTACATCGGCTCACACGTGGTGAAGGCGATGGTCGAGGGTGGTGAGGGCGTTGTCGTCCTCGACGACCTCAGCACGGGCCGCAAGGAGCGGCTGCCCGATTCCGTCTCGCTGGAGATCGGCACGGTGCTCGACCGAGCCCTGCTCGACCGCGTGCTGCGCGAGTACTCCGTCACCGGGATCGTCCATCTCGCGGGCAAGAAGCAGGTCGCCGAGTCCGTGGCGAAGCCGCTCCACTACTACCGGGAGAACGTGGAGGGCCTTCGGGTCCTGCTGGCGGCTGCGGTGGACGCCGAGGTCGGCCGGTTCTTGTTCTCGTCCTCCGCATCCGTCTACGGGATGCCGGACGTCGACCTCGTCACCGAGGAGACCCCGTGCAATCCCATGAGCCCCTACGGGGAGACGAAACTGGCCGGTGAATGGCTGGTGTCGTCCACCGGTACCGCGCACGGCATGGCCACGGCCTCCCTGCGCTACTTCAACGTGGCGGGGGCCGCCTCGCCCGAGTTGGGGGACGACGGAGTCTTCAACCTGGTGCCCATGGTCTTTGAGCGGCTGACCGCCGGTGAGGCTCCCCGCATCTTCGGCTCCGACTATCCGACGGCCGACGGGAGTTGCGTCCGCGACTACATCCATGTCGAGGACATCGCCTCGGCCCACGTCGCGGCGGCGCGCCGGCTGACCGCGGACCCTTCGGCGTCCCTGACCCTCAACATCGGCCGGGGGGAGGGTGTGTCGGTCGCAGAGATGGCCGCCCTTATCCAGGAGGTCACCGACCGCCGCGACCCGGCGCCGGTCGTCGTCGCCCGGCGTCCCGGAGACCCCGCCAGGGTGGTGGCCTCGGCGGACCGCATCCGTACGGAACTGGGCTGGGCCGCCCGTCACGACGTTCGGGCGATGGTCACCTCGGCGTGGGCGGGATGGTTGCTGCGGCACCCGGAGGCGCGGGTCTGA
- a CDS encoding nucleotide sugar dehydrogenase — protein MNICVVALGKIGLPLAVQFAAKGHKVVGADVNEKVVELVNAGTEPFPGEHDLDRLLKETVGAGLLSATTDTAAAVAASEAVVVVVPLFVDAEGTPDFGWMDSATRDIARGLKPGTLVSYETTLPVGTTRNRWAPMLEEGSGLTAGKDFHLVFSPERVLTGRVFADLRRYPKLVGGIDEVSARHGVDFYEQVLDFDERGDLSRPNGVWDLGTAEASELAKLAETTYRDVNIGLANQFARFADKNDIDIKKVIEACNSQPYSHIHQPGIAVGGHCIPIYPRMYLWNDPEATVVRSAREANAAMPEYAVDLLAAAYGDLSDTGVLVLGAAYRGGVKETAFSGVFGVVEALKARGAVAFVSDPMYTAEELTAHGLTPHEGQTVTAAILQADHAEYRELAATDLPDVRVLVDGRRTTDPARWEGVRRVVIGG, from the coding sequence ATGAACATCTGTGTAGTAGCGCTCGGCAAGATCGGGCTTCCGCTCGCCGTGCAGTTCGCGGCGAAGGGCCACAAGGTGGTCGGCGCCGATGTGAACGAGAAGGTCGTAGAGCTGGTCAACGCCGGCACCGAGCCGTTCCCCGGCGAGCACGACCTGGACCGCCTCCTCAAGGAGACGGTGGGTGCCGGCCTGCTGAGCGCCACCACCGACACGGCAGCGGCCGTGGCGGCATCCGAAGCCGTCGTCGTCGTCGTGCCCCTGTTCGTGGACGCGGAGGGCACCCCGGACTTCGGCTGGATGGACTCCGCCACCCGGGACATCGCCCGCGGCCTGAAGCCCGGCACCCTCGTTTCGTACGAGACGACGCTTCCGGTGGGCACCACCCGTAACCGTTGGGCTCCGATGCTGGAGGAGGGCTCCGGGCTCACCGCGGGCAAGGACTTCCACCTGGTCTTCTCGCCGGAGCGGGTGCTCACCGGCCGGGTCTTCGCCGATCTGCGCCGCTACCCGAAGCTCGTCGGCGGCATCGACGAGGTCTCCGCGCGCCACGGTGTCGACTTCTACGAGCAGGTGCTCGACTTCGACGAGCGCGGCGACCTGTCCCGCCCCAACGGCGTGTGGGACCTGGGCACCGCCGAGGCATCGGAGTTGGCCAAGCTCGCGGAGACGACCTATCGCGATGTCAACATCGGTCTGGCGAACCAGTTCGCCAGGTTCGCCGACAAGAACGACATCGACATCAAGAAGGTCATCGAAGCCTGCAACTCGCAGCCCTACAGCCACATCCACCAGCCCGGTATCGCGGTCGGCGGGCACTGCATCCCGATCTATCCGCGGATGTACCTGTGGAATGACCCGGAGGCGACCGTCGTGCGCTCGGCGCGCGAGGCCAACGCAGCCATGCCGGAGTACGCCGTCGACCTGCTGGCCGCCGCCTACGGAGACCTCAGCGACACCGGCGTGCTGGTGCTCGGCGCGGCCTACCGCGGAGGCGTCAAGGAAACCGCCTTCTCCGGTGTCTTCGGCGTCGTCGAGGCACTCAAGGCCCGCGGTGCCGTCGCATTCGTGTCGGACCCGATGTACACGGCCGAGGAACTGACCGCGCACGGCCTGACCCCGCACGAGGGCCAGACGGTGACCGCCGCGATCCTCCAGGCCGACCACGCCGAGTACCGCGAGCTCGCGGCAACCGACCTCCCGGACGTACGCGTCCTGGTCGACGGCCGGCGCACCACCGACCCGGCCCGCTGGGAAGGCGTCCGCAGGGTCGTCATCGGCGGCTGA
- a CDS encoding glycosyltransferase family 2 protein translates to MTRPDVTVIVAVYNTMPYLTECLNSLVGQSIGTDRLEIVAVDDGSTDDSGTELDRFAERYPDTVKVFHQTNSGGPAAPSNRALEAATGRYVYFIGSDDYLGEEALERLVACADKHESDVVVGKMVGTNGRYVHQALYKESVPDVDLFASALPFTLANTKLFRRDLVERHKLRFPEDMPVGSDQPFTIEACVRARKISVLADYTYYYAVKRGDSSNITYRADHLARLRCTARIMHHAAELIEAGPRRDTLFERHFTWELAKLVQGDFLALDRHTQHRVCSGIAELADKYLTEPLRDSLPVQRRVRLALAQKGAVDELVRAIGTEEPGGTLPFLLEGDQADGGRAFARYPGFREPLLNIPDRVFEVLDESVAAQLAAGTELVDADWVQNGDDLALDVAVRTAFTGVTSSVVVRLLPGNFPKGANKVGGRRLPAGGELPPVVGEFTRTENTNGTVVRALIPIEARTASLAVRVHAEVAGSVYEIPVPARDAPMPLARRWRSTVPYRVAARVNGQGRMVVVTGPLFPPPSKLWPRVRSRLGRLKRKTLR, encoded by the coding sequence GTGACCAGACCTGATGTCACCGTCATCGTCGCGGTGTACAACACGATGCCGTATCTGACGGAGTGTCTGAACTCTCTCGTCGGACAGTCCATCGGTACGGACCGGCTGGAGATCGTGGCCGTCGACGACGGCTCCACGGACGACAGCGGAACGGAACTCGACCGCTTCGCGGAGCGGTACCCGGACACCGTCAAGGTGTTCCACCAGACCAACTCCGGTGGTCCCGCGGCGCCCAGCAACAGGGCCCTGGAGGCGGCCACCGGACGGTACGTCTACTTCATCGGCTCCGACGACTACCTCGGCGAAGAGGCGTTGGAGCGGCTCGTCGCCTGCGCTGACAAGCACGAGTCCGATGTCGTCGTCGGCAAGATGGTCGGCACCAACGGCCGCTACGTCCACCAGGCGCTCTACAAGGAGAGCGTTCCGGACGTGGACCTCTTCGCGTCGGCGCTGCCGTTCACCCTGGCCAACACCAAGCTCTTCCGGCGTGACCTGGTGGAGCGGCACAAGCTGCGGTTCCCCGAGGACATGCCGGTCGGCAGCGACCAGCCCTTCACCATCGAGGCGTGTGTCCGGGCGAGGAAGATCTCCGTGCTCGCGGACTACACCTACTACTACGCGGTCAAGCGCGGTGATTCGAGCAACATCACCTATCGCGCGGACCATCTGGCGCGGCTGCGCTGCACGGCGCGGATCATGCACCACGCCGCCGAGCTGATCGAGGCGGGGCCGCGTCGGGACACGCTGTTCGAGCGTCACTTCACCTGGGAGCTCGCCAAGCTCGTCCAGGGGGACTTCCTCGCACTGGACCGGCACACTCAGCACCGGGTGTGCTCGGGCATAGCCGAGTTGGCCGACAAGTACCTCACCGAGCCCCTGCGCGACTCCCTCCCCGTGCAGCGCCGGGTACGGCTCGCGCTGGCCCAGAAGGGCGCGGTGGACGAACTGGTCCGTGCCATCGGGACGGAGGAGCCGGGAGGAACGCTGCCGTTCCTCCTGGAGGGCGACCAGGCGGACGGAGGACGGGCCTTCGCCCGCTACCCCGGCTTCCGTGAGCCTCTGCTCAACATCCCCGACAGGGTGTTCGAGGTGCTGGACGAGTCGGTGGCCGCGCAACTCGCGGCCGGTACCGAACTCGTCGACGCCGACTGGGTGCAGAACGGCGACGACCTCGCATTGGACGTCGCGGTTCGGACCGCGTTCACGGGAGTCACTTCGTCGGTCGTCGTCCGGCTGCTGCCGGGCAATTTCCCCAAGGGTGCCAACAAGGTGGGCGGCCGACGGTTGCCCGCGGGCGGGGAACTGCCGCCCGTCGTGGGCGAGTTCACCCGGACGGAGAACACGAACGGGACGGTCGTCCGGGCGCTCATCCCCATCGAGGCCCGTACCGCATCCCTCGCCGTGCGTGTCCACGCGGAAGTCGCCGGATCGGTGTACGAGATTCCGGTGCCGGCCCGCGACGCGCCGATGCCGTTGGCCCGGCGTTGGCGCAGCACCGTCCCCTATCGTGTCGCCGCGCGGGTGAACGGCCAAGGGCGCATGGTCGTCGTGACCGGCCCGCTGTTCCCGCCCCCCAGCAAACTGTGGCCGCGAGTACGGTCCCGTCTGGGCCGCCTGAAGAGGAAGACACTCCGATGA
- a CDS encoding Gfo/Idh/MocA family protein, with protein MTTAGAQGLRAGLIGLGSMGRHHARVLAGLDGVQFVGVVDPMGDKNGWAQGVPVLPTVEELITLGIDYAVVACPTALHEEVGLALAEAGISALIEKPVADTVEGARRLVDAFESRGLVAGVGHIERCNPALLSLRQRLEAGELGDVYQVVTRRQGPFPHRIADVGVVKDLATHDIDLTGWVTGQTYTSISARTVSKSGRKHEDMVSAVGQLSDGTMVNHLVNWLSPLKERFTSVTGEKGCFIADTLTADLTFYSNAAQATEWEALQAFRGVAEGDMIRYAIPKREPLLVEHELFRDAVLGKAHDICTLRQGLRTVEVAAAVLASAKDGTTVDLSARAAAQ; from the coding sequence GTGACCACCGCGGGAGCACAGGGGCTGCGCGCCGGACTGATCGGCCTGGGCTCGATGGGCCGTCACCACGCCCGGGTACTCGCCGGACTCGACGGAGTCCAGTTCGTCGGTGTCGTGGACCCGATGGGGGACAAGAACGGCTGGGCGCAGGGCGTCCCCGTGCTCCCCACGGTCGAGGAGCTCATCACCCTCGGCATCGACTACGCGGTGGTGGCCTGTCCTACCGCCCTGCACGAGGAAGTCGGCCTCGCGCTGGCCGAGGCCGGCATAAGCGCCCTGATCGAGAAGCCGGTGGCGGACACCGTGGAGGGCGCGCGCCGGCTGGTCGACGCGTTCGAGTCCCGCGGTCTGGTGGCCGGCGTCGGTCACATCGAGCGCTGCAACCCGGCGCTGCTCTCGCTGCGCCAGCGGCTTGAGGCCGGTGAGCTGGGGGACGTCTACCAGGTCGTCACCCGCCGCCAGGGCCCCTTCCCGCACCGCATCGCCGATGTCGGTGTGGTCAAGGACCTCGCGACGCACGATATCGACCTCACGGGCTGGGTGACCGGCCAGACCTACACCTCGATCTCCGCGCGCACAGTGTCGAAGTCGGGCCGCAAGCACGAGGACATGGTCTCCGCGGTCGGTCAGCTCTCCGACGGCACCATGGTCAACCACCTGGTGAACTGGCTGAGCCCGCTCAAGGAGCGCTTCACCTCGGTCACGGGGGAGAAGGGCTGCTTCATCGCCGACACCCTCACCGCCGACCTCACCTTCTACTCCAATGCGGCCCAGGCCACCGAGTGGGAGGCCCTCCAGGCGTTCCGCGGTGTCGCTGAGGGCGACATGATCCGTTACGCCATTCCGAAGCGTGAGCCGCTCCTGGTCGAGCACGAGCTGTTCCGTGACGCGGTGCTCGGCAAGGCACACGACATCTGCACGCTGCGTCAGGGTCTGCGTACCGTCGAGGTCGCCGCCGCGGTCCTCGCTTCGGCGAAGGACGGCACCACGGTCGACCTCTCCGCCCGCGCAGCGGCCCAGTAG
- a CDS encoding DegT/DnrJ/EryC1/StrS family aminotransferase, producing MTSSNQQPIPAARPIIGEEEIEAAVRVLRTGRVVQGPEVAAFEEGFSELVDGRHCVAVNSGTSALHLLLLALGIGPGDEVIVPSFTFAATANVVRLVGADPVFADINADDYGLSPAAVEAAITPRTAAIMPVHLYGHPAAMVELMAIAAKHKLAVVEDACQAHAAALNGTPVGAFGAGGTFSFYPTKNMHSLEGGMVSTGDAEIARTLRLLRNQGMEQRYANEIIGVNMRLTDVAAAVGRVQLTKLGGWTEQRIANAAYLTEHITAPNVTTPVVAPGARHIYHQYTIRFSGDRDAAMAKLTEAGVGNAVYYPTPVHRLRPFWEPDQKAGRNWDLPETERAAAEVISLPVHPSLSAEDLDRIVVAVNDLGEKL from the coding sequence ATGACGAGCAGCAATCAGCAGCCCATTCCCGCTGCCCGCCCGATCATCGGTGAAGAAGAGATCGAGGCGGCGGTAAGGGTTCTGCGCACAGGGCGCGTCGTACAAGGCCCCGAAGTGGCGGCTTTCGAAGAAGGATTCTCCGAGTTGGTGGACGGTCGACACTGCGTCGCCGTGAACTCGGGCACATCTGCGCTCCACCTGCTTTTGCTGGCACTCGGCATCGGCCCCGGTGACGAGGTGATCGTTCCCTCGTTCACCTTCGCCGCCACCGCGAACGTGGTCCGCCTCGTCGGCGCCGACCCCGTCTTCGCCGACATCAACGCCGATGACTACGGTCTCTCCCCGGCCGCGGTCGAGGCCGCCATCACACCGCGTACCGCCGCGATCATGCCGGTGCACCTCTACGGCCATCCCGCCGCGATGGTCGAGCTCATGGCGATCGCCGCAAAGCACAAGCTGGCCGTCGTCGAGGATGCCTGTCAGGCACACGCCGCAGCGCTGAACGGCACTCCGGTCGGCGCCTTCGGCGCCGGTGGCACCTTCAGCTTCTACCCGACGAAGAACATGCACTCCCTTGAGGGCGGCATGGTCTCCACCGGCGACGCGGAGATCGCCCGTACCCTGCGCCTCCTGCGCAACCAGGGCATGGAGCAGCGGTACGCCAACGAGATCATCGGTGTGAACATGCGCCTGACCGATGTGGCCGCAGCGGTGGGCCGGGTACAGCTGACCAAGCTGGGCGGCTGGACCGAGCAGCGCATCGCCAACGCCGCGTACCTCACCGAGCACATCACCGCGCCCAATGTGACCACTCCGGTCGTCGCACCGGGCGCGCGTCACATCTACCACCAGTACACGATCCGCTTCAGCGGTGACCGCGACGCCGCGATGGCGAAGCTCACCGAAGCCGGTGTCGGCAACGCGGTCTACTACCCGACCCCGGTCCACCGCCTGCGCCCGTTCTGGGAGCCGGACCAGAAGGCCGGCCGCAACTGGGACCTTCCCGAGACCGAGCGAGCCGCCGCCGAGGTCATCTCCCTGCCGGTGCACCCGTCGCTGTCAGCGGAAGACCTTGACCGCATCGTCGTCGCCGTGAATGACCTTGGAGAGAAGCTGTGA